The following are encoded in a window of Brevibacillus ruminantium genomic DNA:
- a CDS encoding relaxase/mobilization nuclease domain-containing protein, with protein sequence MATTAIWDVTDRLKRVLDYATNPDKTAQDRAVKNEGLRQVLGYAKADAKTKEQLYVSGINCDPLTAYEQMQRTKRQFQKMDGIVAFHGYQAFAPGEATPETAHAIGVKLAQELWGDRFEVIVATHLDKEHLHNHFVLNSVSFMDGKRYYDNKASYALLRRTSDRLCREHALSVIEQPEPGKAKHYGEWKADREGKPTWRGLIRTDIDQAIAASMTWTQFIAALQKQGYEVKTTVKHMAVRPPGKERFVRLRSLGDDYTEEALKQRILRNRLPRRQPSLPMPRRRRAVCKGTLRSGRKFSGLQALYLRYLYEMGIWPHFRASVRRTPFLLREDLRHLAVITAQTRLLCQHRISSKEQLLDYVSVARQEMRLVSGERRMLYNRLRRCKEESRIVAYKEQIDVLSKRLATLRKEVKLCAGILARSGEMMTKLHGDKQNQPLRREDSIHEQWSRGGRSGRQHESAGYRGNGQDFR encoded by the coding sequence ATGGCAACGACGGCAATATGGGATGTCACCGACCGATTGAAGCGCGTGCTTGATTACGCCACCAATCCCGACAAAACAGCGCAAGATCGCGCCGTGAAGAATGAAGGCTTGCGGCAGGTGCTGGGATATGCAAAAGCGGATGCCAAAACGAAAGAACAGCTTTATGTGAGCGGAATCAATTGCGATCCGCTTACCGCTTACGAGCAAATGCAGCGTACCAAGCGTCAATTTCAAAAGATGGATGGCATAGTCGCGTTTCACGGCTACCAAGCGTTTGCGCCGGGCGAAGCTACGCCGGAGACCGCGCATGCCATCGGCGTCAAACTGGCGCAGGAACTGTGGGGAGACCGTTTTGAAGTCATTGTAGCGACCCATCTGGACAAGGAGCATTTGCACAATCACTTTGTGCTGAACTCCGTCTCCTTTATGGACGGAAAACGGTACTACGACAACAAAGCCTCCTACGCCCTTCTGCGGAGAACATCCGACCGGTTATGCCGGGAACATGCATTGTCAGTAATCGAGCAACCCGAGCCGGGCAAGGCCAAACATTACGGAGAATGGAAAGCGGATCGGGAAGGCAAGCCGACTTGGCGAGGATTGATTCGGACCGATATAGATCAGGCGATTGCGGCATCGATGACATGGACCCAGTTTATCGCCGCGTTGCAGAAGCAAGGCTATGAAGTGAAAACGACCGTGAAGCATATGGCAGTGCGTCCACCGGGCAAGGAACGTTTCGTTCGTTTGCGCAGCTTGGGAGACGACTATACGGAAGAGGCCCTGAAACAGCGGATTTTGCGAAACCGTCTCCCCCGGCGGCAACCGTCTTTACCCATGCCGCGACGCAGGCGCGCCGTTTGCAAAGGAACGCTTCGATCCGGCAGGAAGTTCAGCGGCTTGCAAGCATTGTACCTGCGCTATTTATATGAGATGGGCATATGGCCTCATTTTCGCGCGTCCGTGAGAAGGACGCCTTTTTTATTACGGGAAGACTTGCGGCATTTGGCGGTTATTACCGCGCAGACCAGACTGCTTTGCCAGCACCGTATCTCCAGCAAAGAGCAGCTTTTGGACTATGTATCCGTCGCCCGGCAAGAGATGCGCCTAGTCTCCGGCGAGCGCAGAATGCTATACAACCGCCTCCGCCGCTGCAAGGAGGAAAGCCGGATCGTCGCTTACAAAGAGCAAATAGACGTACTATCCAAGCGGCTTGCCACGCTCCGAAAGGAGGTGAAGCTGTGTGCGGGCATCCTTGCCCGATCCGGTGAAATGATGACTAAACTACATGGCGACAAGCAAAATCAACCATTACGAAGGGAGGATTCCATCCATGAGCAGTGGAGCCGAGGCGGCCGATCAGGTCGTCAACATGAGTCTGCGGGGTATCGAGGTAATGGCCAAGATTTCCGGTGA
- a CDS encoding PcfB family protein produces MSSGAEAADQVVNMSLRGIEVMAKISGEGAKHLAVYLFAALQGQKRTKGSIRLESLLRSGKELKVFAVKNEDLPTFCKEAKRYGVLYCALRDKKNVDGLCDVMVRAEDASKINRIVERFKLATVDTASIKSEIEKSRAGNQHDQSTSGQHRQQAPDQTRQQMEEQRAAVKGTSAEKSTNDVLDELMQMPESAQPTSPANGNPNPAMATTEPPHPSEPTLGRSEASARGMIEPKAEKVQQRPSIRELLREIREENRKAEKERRQMVKESSLPKRSERNNGKVKTGKTKPIGTRKRGKAK; encoded by the coding sequence ATGAGCAGTGGAGCCGAGGCGGCCGATCAGGTCGTCAACATGAGTCTGCGGGGTATCGAGGTAATGGCCAAGATTTCCGGTGAAGGCGCTAAGCATCTGGCCGTCTATTTGTTTGCCGCCCTGCAAGGGCAGAAGCGGACGAAGGGCAGCATCCGTCTGGAAAGCTTGCTTCGCAGCGGCAAGGAATTGAAAGTGTTTGCCGTCAAAAACGAAGACCTGCCCACGTTCTGCAAGGAGGCCAAACGTTACGGCGTCCTGTACTGTGCCCTGCGGGACAAAAAGAATGTCGATGGATTATGCGACGTGATGGTACGGGCCGAGGACGCGTCCAAAATCAATCGCATTGTCGAACGCTTCAAACTGGCGACCGTGGATACGGCCAGCATTAAAAGCGAAATTGAGAAATCCCGCGCCGGGAATCAGCACGACCAATCAACATCCGGGCAACACCGGCAACAAGCACCGGACCAAACCCGTCAGCAGATGGAGGAACAAAGAGCGGCGGTCAAGGGAACTTCTGCGGAGAAGAGCACCAACGATGTTTTGGACGAACTTATGCAGATGCCCGAATCGGCGCAGCCAACTTCCCCGGCGAACGGCAACCCAAACCCCGCGATGGCGACGACGGAGCCGCCCCATCCGTCCGAGCCTACCTTAGGGCGCAGCGAAGCATCCGCAAGGGGTATGATTGAACCGAAAGCCGAGAAAGTGCAGCAGCGGCCATCGATCCGCGAACTGCTGCGCGAGATCCGGGAAGAAAATCGGAAGGCGGAGAAAGAACGGCGTCAGATGGTCAAGGAATCGTCTCTGCCCAAGCGAAGCGAGCGAAATAATGGAAAAGTGAAGACGGGCAAAACCAAACCAATCGGAACCCGAAAGCGAGGGAAAGCGAAATGA